A window of Deltaproteobacteria bacterium genomic DNA:
ACCGTCAGCCTGGCCGGTATCGTACACAGTAATGGAGTGGGGGTTGCGCAAGCGCGCGGCGATGCGCACTTCCCGCAGGAAGCGATGGGCAAAATCGGCGTCGCGGGAGAAAGCAGCCTGGATCATCTTGAGGGCGACATCACGCAGGGGTTGCCCTTCGGTATCGAGTTGCGCGGCGCGGTACACCACCCCCATCGCCCCCTCGCCCAACACCGAGTGCACCCGATACTTCCCCCCGATCATCTGGCCCACAATCTCGGCCATGCGCCACTCCTTAATTCGACGAGAGACTTCACAGGAAATAAATATCGCTGGCCAAGTAAAGCACGGACATTCCCTCTAAATTTTCGTACGGATGATAGCAAG
This region includes:
- a CDS encoding protein kinase gives rise to the protein MAEIVGQMIGGKYRVHSVLGEGAMGVVYRAAQLDTEGQPLRDVALKMIQAAFSRDADFAHRFLREVRIAARLRNPHSITVYDTGQADG